In Ignavibacteriota bacterium, one genomic interval encodes:
- a CDS encoding DegT/DnrJ/EryC1/StrS family aminotransferase, with protein sequence MKVPFLDLKAQYTSIKDEVLPAIHSVLDNTAYVLGKPVAEFEAAFAKEHGVQYCYAVSSGTDGNHMVLWALGLGPGDEVIMPANTFIATAWGATLCGATPVFVDCEADSYNIDPKKVEAKITPKTKAIVAVHLYGQPADMDPLAEIAKKHKIALVEDCAQSHLAEYKGKRTGGLSVASSYSFYPGKNLGAYGEGGAAATNDPELARKFKMIRDHGAEKKYHHEMYGHNYRMEGIQGAVLGVKLRHLGAWTDARRKNAAIYNEVLKGIPGVVTPKEMPYAKHVYHLYVIRAPRRDDLAKHLEANGISTGLHYPIPLHMQTAFKQLGYKVGDFPVTEKAANEILSLPMFPELTREQIEYVAQNVRAFYA encoded by the coding sequence ATGAAGGTACCGTTTCTCGACCTGAAAGCACAGTATACCAGCATCAAGGACGAAGTCCTTCCGGCGATCCATTCTGTGCTTGACAATACGGCCTATGTCCTCGGCAAGCCGGTGGCGGAGTTTGAGGCTGCCTTTGCGAAGGAACACGGCGTGCAGTACTGCTATGCGGTGAGTTCCGGGACCGACGGCAACCACATGGTCCTCTGGGCCCTGGGCCTCGGACCGGGCGATGAGGTGATCATGCCGGCGAACACGTTCATTGCGACGGCGTGGGGCGCGACGTTGTGTGGGGCGACGCCGGTGTTCGTGGACTGCGAAGCGGACAGTTACAACATCGACCCGAAGAAGGTCGAGGCGAAGATCACGCCAAAGACGAAGGCGATCGTGGCGGTGCACCTGTATGGCCAGCCGGCCGACATGGACCCGCTTGCCGAGATCGCAAAGAAGCACAAGATCGCGCTCGTCGAGGACTGCGCCCAGTCGCACCTGGCCGAATACAAGGGGAAGCGTACGGGCGGACTCTCCGTGGCATCGTCCTACAGTTTTTACCCCGGCAAGAACCTTGGCGCGTACGGCGAGGGTGGGGCGGCGGCGACCAACGATCCGGAGCTGGCGCGCAAGTTCAAGATGATCCGCGACCATGGTGCCGAGAAGAAATACCATCATGAGATGTACGGGCACAACTATCGCATGGAAGGCATCCAGGGTGCGGTCCTCGGCGTGAAGCTCCGCCATCTGGGCGCCTGGACGGACGCGCGGCGGAAGAATGCGGCCATCTACAATGAGGTTCTGAAGGGGATCCCCGGCGTGGTCACGCCGAAAGAGATGCCGTACGCCAAACATGTGTACCATCTGTATGTCATCCGTGCCCCGCGGCGCGATGATCTGGCGAAGCACCTCGAGGCGAATGGTATTTCGACCGGTCTGCACTATCCGATCCCGTTGCACATGCAGACGGCCTTCAAGCAGCTCGGGTACAAGGTGGGCGATTTCCCGGTGACGGAGAAGGCGGCGAACGAGATCCTGTCGTTGCCGATGTTCCCCGAGCTCACCCGCGAGCAGATCGAATACGTGGCACAGAACGTTCGGGCATTCTACGCCTGA